Part of the Kitasatospora sp. NBC_00374 genome is shown below.
TCAGGAGCGCCGTGCGCCGTCTGGTCGGCGGAAGCGCCTGACGGCGTCCGGGCCGGCGAGCGTTGACGGCAGATACGCCCGAATACGAGAGAGGAAACGCGATGGGACACGGCGGAAACGTGATAGCGGAGCTGATGACCGACCACCGTGAGGTGGAGGAGCTGTTCGGCCGGATCCAGGCCTTGCCGCTCAGGGACGAGCGGCGGGGTCCGCTGGTGGAGCAGGTCACCATAGAACTGGTGCGGCACTCCGTCGCCGAGGAGATGTACCTCTATCCGGCGGTCCGCGAGCATGTCCGCGACGGCGACGCGCTGGCCGACAAGGAGATCGAGGACCATGGGAAGGTTGAGGGGATGCTGAAGGATCTGGAAAACATCCCGGTCGGCGACGAGCGATACGACAGCGTGGTCGACCGCCTCGTGTCCGAGGTCGGCGCCCATGTCGCCGACGAGGAGCAGAACCTCTTTCCTGCCCTCGCCGGAGCGTGTTCGTCTCAGACCCTGGACACGCTGGGTGACCAGGTTCGCAGAGC
Proteins encoded:
- a CDS encoding hemerythrin domain-containing protein produces the protein MGHGGNVIAELMTDHREVEELFGRIQALPLRDERRGPLVEQVTIELVRHSVAEEMYLYPAVREHVRDGDALADKEIEDHGKVEGMLKDLENIPVGDERYDSVVDRLVSEVGAHVADEEQNLFPALAGACSSQTLDTLGDQVRRAKKIAPTRPHPSAPDNPPGNKLLAPGTGLVDRARDLITGRGKS